One stretch of Hypanus sabinus isolate sHypSab1 chromosome 29, sHypSab1.hap1, whole genome shotgun sequence DNA includes these proteins:
- the rpsa gene encoding small ribosomal subunit protein uS2, with translation MTSLPALALFYRRTSTRRFTELPIVAFKRETYTMSGGLDVLQMKEEDVLKFLAASTHLGSTNLDFQMEQYVYKRKSDGIYIINLKKTWEKLLLAARAIVSIENPADVCVISSRPFGQRAVLKFAAATGATPIAGRFTPGTFTNQIQAAFREPRLLVVTDPRQDHQPLTEASYVNIPTIAMCNTDSPLRYVDIAIPCNNKGAHSIGLMWWMLAREVLRMRGTISREHPWEVMPDLYFYRDPDEIEKEEQAAAEKAAGKEEYQGEWTAPVAEFVQPEVTDWSEGVQVPSVPIQQFSAATGKNLAETLEAANPYVKPAAFTADTATKDWSAQPAAEDWSAAPTTQAPEWGGATADWS, from the exons ATGACGTCACTTCCTGCCTTAGCCCTCTTTTACCGCCGGACCTCCACACGGCGTTTTACGGA GTTACCCATCGTTGCTTTTAAAAGGGAAACATACACAATGTCCGGAGGTCTTGATGTACTGCAGATGAAGGAGGAGGATGTCCTCAAATTCCTTGCTGCTTCCACTCACCTGGGCAGTACCAACCTGGACTTCCAGATGGAGCAGTACGTCTACAAGAGGAAGAGTGATG GTATTTATATCATTAATCTGAAGAAAACGTGGGAGAAGCTGCTTCTAGCTGCCCGTGCCATAGTCTCCATCGAGAATCCAGCTGATGTTTGTGTCATCTCTTCCAGACCATTCGGCCAG CGTGCTGTCCTGAAGTTTGCTGCTGCCACTGGTGCTACTCCCATTGCCGGAAGATTCACCCCAGGTACATTCACCAATCAGATCCAGGCCGCCTTCAGGGAGCCCCGCTTGCTGGTTGTAACAGATCCCCGCCAGGACCACCAGCCCTTAACTGAAGCATCATATGTCAACATCCCCACCATTGCCATGTGCAACACTGACTCGCCCCTCCGGTATGTGGACATCGCTATTCCATGCAACAACAAG GGCGCACACTCCATTGGTCTGATGTGGTGGATGCTTGCCCGTGAGGTGCTGCGTATGCGAGGTACCATCAGCCGTGAACATCCGTGGGAAGTGATGCCTGATTTGTACTTCTACAGGGATCCTGATGAG ATTGAGAAGGAGGAGCAGGCTGCTGCCGAGAAGGCTGCTGGTAAGGAGGAGTACCAAGGGGAATGGACTGCTCCAGTCGCAGAGTTTGTTCAGCCAGAAGTTACCGACTGGTCTGAGGGCGTGCAGGTCCCTTCGGTGCCAATCCAGCAGTTCTCAGCTGCAACTggtaaaaatctggctgagacgCTGGAGGCAGCTAATCCGTACGTCAAGCCCGCAGCATTCACTGCTGATACAGCTACAA AGGATTGGAGTGCCCAGCCTGCTGCTGAAGACTGGTCTGCTGCACCGACTACACAGGCTCCAGAATGGGGTGGTGCCACAGCTGATTGGTCTTGA